One part of the Treponema peruense genome encodes these proteins:
- a CDS encoding (2Fe-2S)-binding protein translates to MERITEHPILGKPEKGALVTFTLDGKEMQGYEGEPIAAALRADGVLVHRYTSRFHLPRGIFCAIGRCTDCVMIVDGKPNTRTCVTPLKAGMKVQTQYGASDKKNW, encoded by the coding sequence ATGGAAAGAATTACAGAGCATCCAATTTTAGGAAAACCAGAGAAGGGCGCTCTCGTTACTTTTACGCTTGACGGAAAAGAAATGCAGGGCTATGAAGGCGAACCTATTGCAGCTGCGTTAAGGGCAGACGGTGTTTTGGTACACCGCTATACATCAAGGTTCCATCTTCCGCGCGGAATTTTCTGTGCCATTGGAAGATGTACAGACTGCGTTATGATTGTAGACGGTAAACCCAATACAAGAACCTGCGTGACTCCGCTTAAGGCCGGAATGAAAGTTCAGACCCAGTACGGAGCTTCTGATAAAAAAAACTGGTAG